A stretch of the Hydra vulgaris chromosome 09, alternate assembly HydraT2T_AEP genome encodes the following:
- the LOC136085438 gene encoding tigger transposable element-derived protein 4-like: MDQGVIRSLKAHYRHKIVRLCIKAVDNNEPMPKISILQAMKDLVSSWNAVSKETVINCFKKAGISKTNKSIEEADDDHSFKFLTEELNRLRELDPRAVQEDLSAESYIGLDCDVVTTGSLATDAEIIAQILDPNFENDDNEVEDSVDEAVDVKAPPRSSDIQLEIAFETIQNASLYSSKYGNEIQSLALKLEDLMKMEKMDNLKQYQITDFFQKL; encoded by the coding sequence ATGGATCAAGGCGTAATACGAAGTCTTAAAGCTCATTATCGTCACAAAATTGTGCGTTTGTGTATCAAGGCTGTCGATAATAACGAACCCATGCCAAAAATTTCTATACTTCAAGCAATGAAAGATCTTGTTTCTTCGTGGAATGCTGTGTCGAAGGAGACTGTCatcaactgctttaaaaaagctggtatcagcaaaacaaacaaGAGTATTGAAGAAGCTGATGATGatcattcttttaaatttttgacagaAGAACTTAACCGTTTGCGAGAGTTAGATCCTCGTGCCGTCCAAGAAGATCTCTCAGCGGAATCTTACATTGGTTTAGATTGCGATGTAGTAACCACCGGTTCACTCGCTACTGATGCTGAAATCATTGCTCAGATTTTAGACCCTAATTTTGAAAACGACGATAATGAAGTTGAAGATAGCGTTGACGAAGCTGTTGACGTCAAAGCCCCGCCACGCTCATCTGATATTCAATTAGAAATTGCTTTTGAAACAATTCAAAATGCTTCGCTATACAGCTCAAAATACGGAAATGAAATACAATCCCTAGCACTAAAACTTGAGGATTTAATGAAGATGGAAAAGATGgataatttaaagcaatatcagataacagattttttccaaaagttgtaa